A single genomic interval of Natator depressus isolate rNatDep1 chromosome 14, rNatDep2.hap1, whole genome shotgun sequence harbors:
- the LOC141998558 gene encoding maestro heat-like repeat-containing protein family member 1 has translation MAKDEAALKVIREQLQCRDKDEGQQLLFLQAIYPVCLAARERGEDTLEPRCCKAAVVKRIVELIEETPDDSSPSAVLAHSLAAVGYLCTMKPALEPALETHLLRAALHSVFTLGTEKDTTYIQVPPPLPSSYFSRVVLAPCSLDSLELQI, from the exons atggccaaagatgaagctgctctcaaggtcatccgagagcagctccagtgcagagataag gatgaggggcagcagctcctgttccttcaggccatctaccccgtatgtctggctgcacgggagagaggggaggacacgctggagccgcgctgctgcaaggcggctgtggtgaagaggatcgtg gagctcatcgaggagactcccgatgactcgtcacccagcgccgtcctcgcccactccctggctgcagtgggctacctctg caccatgaaacctgccctggagccagccctagagacacacctcttgcgagctgcccttcactccgtcttcaccttgggcacggagaaggacaccacctacatccaggtacctcctcctcttccatcctcttacttttccagagtggtccttgctccctgctcccttgattcgctggagctccagatttag